The Cryomorphaceae bacterium 1068 genome window below encodes:
- a CDS encoding HAMP domain-containing sensor histidine kinase: protein MFRSIYLRLFLLILTTALAMAASFVLFYFQFYFSGSVAFVMALSAFITTTRYAKKGFRELNHFLEALSYRDTSIAPHTSKHPDSLRQLFSTMRSIRKDYQDLVKDTEESLVILKSIVEEVPIGIIAIRQSGDIALFNREGAHLLGTGKVTHARRLEKIRPVFFKRVQAILYGGSAVFAYAKDGQETKLFIRKASISIRNEEVETFIFHEMDAEYGRLEMRSWDKLLGILTHEIANSITAISSLSQSALSIAELEPDLSPDLNTALDGIRRRSDKLFGFVSDYRKLAELPQPQVEAVELRFLMQTMAEEWNLQEPKIKVEVSCPGNMVIMADEGQLIHCFENFYLNSAHALKNTENPMIRFSAELINDRWVEIRFRDNGIGMEGDTDRAVIPFFTTRKEGKGVGLALARQIIRAHGGTLSAGNALPGFEVVIKMPIQDTAKDVEG from the coding sequence ATGTTTCGCAGCATATACTTAAGGCTTTTTCTGCTTATCCTGACCACCGCCTTGGCCATGGCAGCCTCATTCGTGCTGTTTTATTTCCAATTCTATTTCTCGGGATCGGTGGCTTTTGTGATGGCTCTGTCCGCGTTTATCACCACCACCCGATACGCTAAAAAAGGCTTTCGCGAACTCAATCACTTCCTCGAAGCACTGAGCTACCGCGATACTTCCATAGCTCCGCATACCTCCAAACACCCCGACTCGTTGCGCCAACTCTTTTCCACCATGCGCTCCATCCGCAAGGATTACCAAGACTTGGTAAAAGACACCGAGGAAAGCCTCGTTATCCTCAAGTCGATCGTCGAAGAAGTGCCTATCGGAATTATCGCCATTCGTCAATCGGGCGATATCGCACTTTTTAATCGAGAGGGAGCGCATCTCCTCGGCACCGGGAAAGTCACTCATGCAAGAAGACTTGAGAAAATTCGCCCCGTTTTTTTCAAGCGCGTTCAGGCTATTCTCTATGGAGGTTCTGCTGTTTTTGCATACGCGAAAGACGGACAAGAAACCAAGCTCTTTATCCGTAAAGCCTCCATTTCCATTCGCAATGAGGAGGTGGAAACCTTCATATTCCACGAGATGGACGCCGAGTACGGGCGACTTGAAATGAGAAGTTGGGACAAGTTGCTGGGTATTCTCACTCACGAGATTGCCAATTCGATTACCGCGATCAGTTCCCTCTCGCAATCGGCTTTGAGCATTGCTGAGTTAGAGCCCGACCTCTCACCCGATCTGAATACCGCCCTCGATGGTATCCGCCGTCGATCCGATAAGCTCTTTGGCTTTGTAAGCGACTACCGCAAACTCGCCGAACTTCCCCAACCACAAGTGGAAGCCGTCGAACTGCGCTTTCTTATGCAAACGATGGCCGAGGAATGGAACCTCCAAGAACCGAAAATCAAGGTGGAAGTGTCCTGCCCGGGAAACATGGTTATCATGGCCGATGAAGGTCAGCTTATCCATTGCTTCGAAAACTTCTACCTCAATTCTGCTCACGCGCTCAAAAACACCGAGAACCCTATGATTCGATTCTCCGCTGAATTAATTAATGATCGGTGGGTAGAAATCCGTTTTCGCGATAACGGCATCGGCATGGAGGGAGACACCGATCGCGCCGTTATCCCTTTCTTCACCACCCGCAAAGAAGGGAAGGGAGTGGGATTAGCGCTGGCTCGTCAAATCATCCGCGCCCACGGAGGTACGCTGAGTGCCGGTAATGCATTGCCTGGCTTTGAGGTTGTGATTAAAATGCCTATTCAAGATACGGCGAAAGATGTGGAAGGGTAG
- a CDS encoding sigma-54 dependent transcriptional regulator, whose amino-acid sequence MNKIEGGLLIIDDDQDVVLSAEIFLKNHFQRVFTADRPTNVIPLIHEHDIDVVLLDMNFRIGENSGQEGINWLSRIKAEYPAVEVITMTAYGDIDLAVKSMKYGAAEFVTKPWDNNKLLSTVQSVLQLRISRREIAKLRQTRSFLNKPKKEESTEIQGRSKEVRQVKELVKKVAITEANVLILGENGSGKDVVARMIHEASNRANEPFIIVDCGAITETLFESEMFGAVKGAYTDLNYDKKGRFEMANGGTLFLDEIGNLTPPMQSKLLTALQNRKILPVGSSKEVFVDIRLISATNMPLSRMVDNQEFRTDLLYRINTVEVNVPALRHRPEDIIPLVNHFIEHYSKKYQTSTKWLNEKAMEDLIEYQWPGNVRELQHAVERAVILNENSALTAENILPNAKRTKQKNNVSAQKEYNLENMERRLIVEALEACHGNMTKTAKELGITRTSLYRRLDKYDLS is encoded by the coding sequence ATGAATAAAATTGAAGGAGGCCTGCTTATTATTGATGATGACCAAGATGTCGTACTCTCTGCCGAGATCTTTCTTAAAAATCATTTCCAACGGGTTTTTACTGCCGATAGACCCACAAATGTGATTCCTCTTATTCACGAGCACGACATTGACGTGGTGCTCCTCGATATGAACTTCCGCATCGGAGAGAATTCCGGGCAAGAGGGAATCAATTGGCTCAGCCGAATCAAAGCCGAATATCCCGCGGTCGAGGTTATCACCATGACGGCATATGGCGATATCGACCTGGCGGTAAAGTCCATGAAGTATGGTGCAGCCGAATTTGTCACCAAACCCTGGGATAATAATAAACTTCTTTCCACTGTCCAGTCAGTGCTCCAACTTCGCATCAGCCGTCGAGAGATTGCCAAGCTCCGCCAAACCCGCTCCTTCCTCAATAAACCCAAAAAGGAAGAATCGACGGAAATCCAAGGACGAAGCAAGGAAGTTAGACAAGTGAAGGAATTGGTTAAAAAGGTCGCGATTACCGAAGCCAATGTCCTCATCCTTGGTGAAAATGGCTCGGGAAAAGACGTCGTGGCCCGAATGATTCACGAAGCGTCCAACCGCGCCAATGAACCTTTTATCATCGTAGACTGTGGCGCCATCACCGAGACGCTCTTTGAAAGCGAAATGTTTGGCGCTGTAAAAGGCGCTTATACTGACCTCAATTATGACAAGAAAGGCAGATTTGAAATGGCAAACGGTGGAACTCTCTTCCTCGATGAAATCGGAAACCTCACTCCCCCCATGCAGTCAAAACTCCTCACGGCGCTGCAAAACAGGAAAATCCTTCCCGTGGGTAGTTCCAAGGAAGTCTTCGTAGATATCCGATTGATCTCGGCTACCAATATGCCGCTTTCGCGAATGGTCGATAATCAGGAGTTCCGTACTGACCTTCTCTACCGAATCAATACAGTGGAGGTGAATGTGCCGGCGTTGCGTCACCGCCCCGAGGACATCATCCCTCTCGTCAACCACTTCATCGAACACTATTCGAAAAAATACCAAACAAGCACCAAATGGCTCAACGAGAAAGCCATGGAAGATCTCATCGAATACCAATGGCCAGGAAATGTCCGCGAATTGCAACACGCCGTGGAGCGAGCTGTGATCCTCAACGAAAACTCCGCCCTTACGGCTGAGAATATTCTGCCCAATGCCAAGCGCACTAAGCAGAAGAACAACGTCTCTGCTCAGAAGGAATACAACCTCGAAAATATGGAACGCCGCCTCATCGTGGAAGCACTCGAGGCCTGCCACGGCAATATGACCAAAACAGCCAAGGAACTCGGTATTACCCGCACCTCCCTTTACCGCAGATTGGATAAATACGATCTTTCCTAA
- a CDS encoding TraB/GumN family protein, with the protein MRKTSIAILLVFAFTYMIGQEGNNTPRDKTILFKIFGQDSTMTSYLFGTHHAFGKAFFDTLTSANQALESCDLLILESAIISGRTAEDIINQRTAKTEWKQYLSKKDLAFIKNLFSTSPTDFNKITPTEMYVFLQRHFKQKVCLNKSSSDTSLSLDGYISSRAKEENIQVRGLETTEEQIVFINKDVEGMPRKRHRKRLAAIIDKICSENSKYCEETDWYSTMEIDYKFDEPCRNSLMLTDRNNKWVGSITEMLESSSCFIAVGLSHLKYECGLINQLEELGYTVTPIDLK; encoded by the coding sequence ATGAGAAAAACCAGCATTGCCATTTTACTAGTATTCGCTTTTACTTATATGATTGGTCAAGAGGGAAATAATACGCCACGGGATAAAACCATTCTTTTCAAAATATTCGGTCAAGATTCGACTATGACATCCTACCTTTTCGGAACCCATCACGCTTTCGGAAAAGCATTCTTTGATACCTTAACCAGTGCGAACCAAGCTCTGGAGTCTTGTGATTTGTTGATCTTAGAAAGTGCAATTATTTCAGGAAGAACGGCAGAGGATATTATTAATCAGAGAACCGCTAAAACCGAATGGAAACAATATTTGAGTAAAAAAGACCTAGCCTTTATTAAAAACCTCTTTTCTACAAGTCCGACTGATTTCAATAAGATAACACCAACAGAGATGTATGTATTTCTACAAAGACATTTCAAACAAAAAGTATGTTTGAACAAAAGTTCAAGTGACACCTCTCTTTCTTTAGATGGCTATATCAGCTCAAGGGCAAAAGAAGAGAACATACAAGTCCGTGGTCTTGAAACAACGGAAGAGCAAATCGTCTTCATCAATAAAGATGTAGAGGGGATGCCTCGAAAAAGACATAGGAAACGTCTTGCCGCTATTATTGATAAAATTTGTAGCGAAAATTCAAAGTACTGTGAAGAAACAGATTGGTATTCCACCATGGAAATAGACTACAAATTCGATGAGCCTTGCAGAAATTCTCTAATGCTAACCGACAGAAACAATAAATGGGTGGGTAGTATTACGGAAATGCTGGAATCAAGTAGCTGCTTTATTGCCGTTGGGCTTAGCCACTTAAAGTATGAGTGCGGATTAATCAACCAACTAGAGGAACTCGGGTATACCGTAACACCAATTGACCTGAAATAA
- a CDS encoding ABC transporter permease, producing MLLNYIKIAFRHLVKNKVYAFVSIVGLAFGIACTILITLYVSDELSYDSYHKDDDRIYRIQSLLNMSGEINAALSNMALGPTLLEDYPEVESYTRFMSMGVGTEMSREDVVLKEGSLMLTDSTFNEVFTYKILHGKEEGLLRTPKTVVLTRSLARKFFVNPADAIGEQIKVNSSLCEIEAVIEDIPKNSEIAASGFLSLSTLPEQVLADFNSDWFRIGLYTFVKFKSEIDEAAFDEKLAAVTDKYVKPWAEANGVDATVDFSMTPLDELHFADGFDYDLPKGNMNYIAVFSLLAIFILLIAAINFINLSLAQSSKRAKEVGIRKTLGADKNQIAVQFLGESLIITLLALILGLAITELTIGHFNSISGKDFTLANVFEGNTPVILFSILIGVGILAGSYPAFVLASFQPLRVLRGYIPNGGGIGVLRKGLMLTQFVFSIFMITGTLFINRQLNYIHEKNLGFDQENVVTINLPRDTVVTKRLNPILDQLKADERVKAVSNTSMPTGQTGELMFRIESNAGELKEQPIRVLFVDDRFLEVLELELLEGRNFSQDRPTDAQTAFVINETAAKTFGWGDEALNKRMQWGLLPNGGAANDGNVVGIVNDFHFMSLHSPLEPLALCYNPNAGTTISIKFKKGDYTQVLDEVEEKWAALAPNHPIDLNFLDESISANYSEEKNLFSIFGFFAIVSIVIAAMGLFALISFSVQSKIREIGIRKILGAGSMRIAWTLLRDFVLVLVIAFFVATPVNIYLMNEWLSDFAYKADISPLLAGLSLLLALLLSGVIILFHIGRINRIDPVIALRYE from the coding sequence ATGTTATTGAACTACATCAAAATCGCATTTCGACACCTCGTCAAGAATAAGGTGTATGCCTTTGTAAGCATCGTGGGTTTGGCCTTTGGTATTGCCTGCACCATACTGATTACCCTTTACGTATCGGACGAGCTGAGTTACGACAGTTACCACAAGGATGACGACCGGATTTATCGCATTCAGTCTTTGCTCAATATGAGTGGAGAGATCAACGCGGCTCTTTCGAATATGGCCTTGGGCCCTACCCTTTTGGAGGATTATCCCGAGGTAGAGTCCTACACTCGTTTTATGTCTATGGGTGTTGGTACTGAGATGAGTCGGGAAGATGTGGTGTTGAAAGAAGGCAGTCTGATGTTGACCGATTCCACTTTTAATGAAGTCTTTACTTACAAGATTTTGCATGGAAAGGAGGAGGGGCTCTTACGAACACCGAAAACGGTTGTGCTAACGCGATCTTTGGCGCGGAAGTTTTTTGTCAATCCGGCAGATGCCATCGGAGAGCAGATCAAAGTCAATAGCAGCCTTTGCGAAATTGAAGCAGTGATTGAGGACATTCCAAAAAACAGTGAAATCGCAGCTTCTGGGTTTCTGTCGTTATCGACTCTTCCAGAGCAAGTTTTGGCTGACTTCAATAGTGATTGGTTCAGAATCGGTCTGTACACATTCGTGAAATTCAAGTCAGAAATCGACGAAGCAGCATTTGACGAGAAGCTCGCAGCTGTGACGGACAAATACGTGAAACCTTGGGCAGAAGCCAACGGAGTTGATGCCACAGTAGACTTTTCGATGACTCCACTGGATGAACTGCATTTTGCCGATGGATTCGATTACGATTTACCGAAAGGGAACATGAACTACATTGCAGTATTCAGCCTCCTTGCCATTTTCATATTGCTGATAGCGGCCATTAACTTTATCAATCTATCCTTGGCTCAGAGCAGCAAACGCGCAAAGGAAGTGGGCATTCGAAAGACCTTGGGGGCAGATAAAAATCAGATTGCCGTCCAATTCTTGGGGGAGTCGCTTATCATCACTCTATTGGCGTTGATTCTTGGTCTGGCCATTACCGAGCTCACCATTGGTCATTTCAATAGTATCAGTGGAAAGGACTTCACCTTGGCGAATGTTTTTGAAGGAAATACGCCCGTCATTTTATTTTCCATTTTGATTGGGGTGGGCATTTTAGCGGGAAGCTATCCTGCTTTTGTGTTGGCCAGTTTTCAGCCCTTGCGGGTTTTGCGGGGCTATATACCAAATGGCGGAGGAATCGGAGTCTTGAGAAAGGGATTGATGTTGACGCAGTTTGTCTTCTCAATTTTTATGATCACAGGAACGCTGTTTATCAATCGACAGCTCAACTACATACACGAGAAGAATTTGGGATTCGATCAGGAAAATGTTGTGACCATTAATTTACCTCGAGATACCGTGGTGACGAAGCGTCTCAATCCCATTCTCGATCAGCTAAAAGCGGATGAGCGGGTTAAAGCCGTCTCCAATACTTCTATGCCTACGGGCCAAACGGGAGAATTGATGTTCCGCATAGAAAGCAATGCAGGCGAGCTCAAAGAGCAACCTATTCGCGTACTTTTCGTGGACGATCGCTTTTTGGAAGTGCTCGAATTGGAATTGCTCGAGGGGCGGAATTTTTCGCAAGACCGCCCGACGGATGCGCAGACAGCATTTGTAATCAATGAGACGGCGGCCAAGACTTTTGGTTGGGGTGATGAAGCTTTGAATAAACGCATGCAATGGGGATTGCTGCCAAATGGAGGCGCAGCCAATGATGGGAACGTTGTCGGTATCGTCAATGATTTTCACTTTATGAGCTTACATAGCCCACTGGAGCCCTTAGCTTTGTGTTACAACCCGAATGCAGGGACGACAATAAGCATCAAATTCAAAAAGGGAGATTACACACAAGTTCTGGACGAAGTGGAAGAAAAGTGGGCGGCTTTGGCGCCGAATCATCCGATTGACCTCAACTTTTTGGACGAATCGATAAGCGCCAACTACAGCGAAGAGAAGAACCTCTTTTCGATTTTCGGGTTTTTTGCGATCGTCTCGATTGTAATTGCGGCGATGGGATTGTTTGCCTTGATCAGCTTTTCGGTCCAGTCAAAAATCAGGGAAATCGGGATTCGCAAAATATTGGGAGCGGGATCGATGCGCATTGCCTGGACGCTCCTGCGCGACTTTGTGCTGGTCTTGGTGATTGCCTTCTTCGTTGCCACGCCTGTCAATATTTACTTGATGAACGAGTGGTTGAGCGACTTTGCTTACAAGGCGGATATCAGTCCTTTGTTGGCGGGACTCAGCCTCCTATTGGCGCTTCTGCTTTCCGGAGTGATCATCTTATTTCACATCGGTAGGATTAATCGAATTGACCCGGTCATTGCTTTGAGATATGAATGA
- a CDS encoding HlyD family efflux transporter periplasmic adaptor subunit: MDRQISPSKIKRKKLLRWLPVVVLIPVLYFMARAGNEKVFRVDSNSIKVGTVSFGEFQDVVSLNGVLEPGRTVHITALQGGRVEEILVEDGAFVEAGEDLMYLANSDLALDFMNRETQIVEQINNLRSTRIQLDQNKRQVQEQLLDVQYRYQERVRTFAIDSSLYKQGAIPKGDLDASANELIYLKGLIDLTRERLETDEAYRRMQLGRIDQSIELMERNLEAIRRSLDDLVIRAPISGQMSQFSHEIGETKQKGESLGRIDVLDSFLVSAPVDQFYLNRVSIGQEAIADLNGVGYELEVYKIFPAVENGQFEVHLRFTEAKIPNPRRGQNVRVRLSLSATEEALRIPKGGFYGSTGGRFVYVLTDEGLAQKREIELGAQNPEFYKVLRGLEEGEQVILSSYESFGDSETIKIK; the protein is encoded by the coding sequence ATGGATAGACAGATTTCTCCTTCCAAAATAAAGCGCAAGAAGTTGCTGCGATGGCTCCCTGTGGTGGTACTGATTCCCGTACTCTATTTTATGGCGCGTGCGGGAAATGAAAAAGTCTTTCGCGTAGATTCCAATTCCATTAAAGTGGGAACGGTAAGTTTCGGGGAGTTTCAAGATGTGGTATCGCTAAACGGGGTGTTAGAACCAGGCAGAACGGTGCATATCACGGCGCTCCAAGGGGGGCGTGTTGAGGAAATATTGGTGGAAGACGGAGCCTTTGTTGAGGCGGGTGAGGACTTGATGTACTTGGCCAATAGTGATTTGGCTTTGGATTTTATGAACAGGGAAACACAGATTGTGGAGCAGATCAACAATTTACGGAGCACGCGGATACAGCTTGATCAGAACAAGCGACAGGTACAAGAGCAACTGCTGGATGTGCAGTACCGATATCAAGAACGAGTGCGAACCTTTGCGATTGATTCGAGCCTCTATAAGCAAGGAGCCATTCCTAAAGGAGATCTCGATGCATCGGCAAATGAACTGATTTACCTCAAGGGCTTGATCGATTTGACGCGGGAGAGATTGGAAACGGACGAGGCATACCGAAGGATGCAGTTGGGAAGGATCGACCAATCCATTGAGTTGATGGAGCGAAATTTAGAAGCAATACGAAGAAGTTTGGACGATTTGGTCATCAGGGCTCCGATTTCGGGTCAGATGAGTCAGTTTTCGCATGAAATCGGTGAAACGAAACAGAAGGGTGAAAGCCTGGGTAGGATTGACGTCCTCGACTCATTTCTGGTTTCGGCGCCTGTCGATCAGTTTTACCTCAATCGAGTAAGTATCGGTCAAGAGGCCATTGCCGACTTGAACGGAGTCGGATATGAACTGGAGGTTTATAAGATTTTTCCCGCGGTGGAAAACGGACAGTTTGAGGTTCACTTGCGGTTTACGGAAGCGAAGATTCCCAATCCGCGGAGGGGGCAAAATGTCCGTGTGCGGTTGAGTTTGAGTGCCACCGAAGAGGCGTTAAGAATTCCCAAGGGAGGATTTTACGGCAGCACGGGTGGTAGATTTGTCTATGTGCTCACCGATGAGGGCTTGGCCCAAAAAAGGGAAATTGAATTGGGAGCTCAGAACCCTGAATTCTACAAAGTCCTGCGAGGACTCGAAGAGGGGGAGCAAGTCATATTGAGTAGTTACGAGAGTTTTGGTGATTCGGAAACGATAAAAATAAAATGA
- a CDS encoding gliding motility-associated C-terminal domain-containing protein has product MKDQSDLIKDVFAKFLANTSLIVLLVIALPTLCLSQNTNIGGVINSYTPVTQVGGPCSNQIEVESISAFSVGDRVLLIQMQGAEIDLTNGDSFGEITDIASAGFYEFGTISLITAIQNTINLENQLVNEYDVDGKLQLVLVPQFDNATVTSFLFAPQWNGETGGVLALEVEGTLSMEALINCSGQGFRGGEESENYFVEDFCASQNYFFPNNPERGGSKGESIALLPQNGFTGRGAPANGGGGGNNLNAGGGGGSNFGAGGTGGNEWSGCTGAAVGGRGGKALDFSDRLFLGGGGGGGHQNDGAGTPGQRGGGIVFIQASDLVSNGFSISADGRSVDTEAGIDGAGGAGGGGTIVLDVGNFQDEVDVSVKGGEGGSVNNNFSGGQTGAQCHGPGGGGGGGAIAYTSATIPTNTLNAITGGESGLTVNPQSACQGDSYGAVSGLDGTILTSFSLVEGTVPAETNIEIEGNTNICAGNCTVLLVTGAFSAFWEEAPGLSEDNTFNPTVCPEETTTYSVSGVGFGACNYFESITINVFTPVAAETDLIICDGDSAFLGGSFQNSPGLYTDTLTATSGCDSLLTTNLVLSPFADFSRDLSICNGDSIFLEGSFQSSAGVYTDTLFYEAGCDSIISTTLSVVAAIEENLSVSICSGDSIFIGGAFRSESGQYTDTLTGIDGCDSLVIASLMVNPIPLITAEDVQILPCQSAQLFASGGLTYSWSPDSTLSCANCPDPIATPSETTTYVVNGTIEECTGTATVLVSVEDIDFSESIKAPNIFTPNGDGLNDFFQIELGECIELIEVQIFNRWGQVVFESSDSTELWDGESSSEMDISEGLYFYLITFRILENAGFSDQVIEGSVTILR; this is encoded by the coding sequence ATGAAAGACCAATCTGACTTAATTAAAGATGTGTTCGCGAAATTTTTGGCGAATACTAGCCTGATCGTCCTGCTTGTTATTGCGTTGCCGACTTTATGCCTGAGTCAGAATACGAATATCGGAGGAGTAATAAACTCTTATACTCCTGTTACTCAAGTAGGCGGTCCGTGTAGCAATCAAATTGAGGTAGAGAGTATATCCGCTTTTTCAGTTGGCGATAGGGTACTCTTGATCCAGATGCAAGGCGCAGAGATTGACCTTACCAACGGCGATTCTTTTGGAGAAATCACTGATATCGCATCGGCGGGATTTTATGAGTTTGGGACGATTTCTTTGATTACAGCCATTCAGAACACTATCAATCTGGAAAATCAATTGGTAAACGAATACGATGTAGACGGAAAGTTACAGCTTGTCCTCGTTCCACAATTCGACAACGCAACGGTAACGAGCTTTCTCTTTGCTCCTCAATGGAATGGCGAGACGGGAGGTGTTTTAGCATTGGAAGTGGAAGGAACATTGAGCATGGAAGCCCTGATAAATTGCAGTGGCCAGGGTTTTCGTGGTGGTGAAGAATCAGAGAATTATTTTGTAGAAGACTTCTGTGCTTCACAAAATTATTTCTTTCCAAACAACCCTGAAAGAGGAGGTTCCAAGGGAGAAAGTATAGCCCTATTGCCTCAGAATGGTTTCACAGGCAGAGGTGCTCCTGCCAATGGCGGTGGAGGTGGAAACAACCTGAACGCCGGAGGTGGTGGTGGCTCCAATTTCGGAGCAGGTGGAACGGGAGGAAACGAATGGAGCGGATGCACAGGGGCAGCAGTAGGCGGAAGAGGAGGAAAAGCACTTGATTTTTCAGATCGCCTGTTTCTAGGCGGAGGTGGAGGCGGTGGTCATCAAAATGATGGGGCAGGCACTCCCGGACAACGAGGCGGAGGTATTGTCTTTATCCAAGCTTCAGATTTGGTCTCCAATGGTTTTAGCATAAGTGCCGATGGCCGATCCGTTGATACAGAAGCCGGCATTGACGGAGCTGGTGGCGCTGGCGGTGGTGGCACTATCGTCTTAGATGTAGGTAATTTTCAAGATGAAGTGGATGTCTCCGTAAAGGGTGGTGAAGGAGGTAGTGTCAATAACAACTTTTCCGGAGGACAAACGGGGGCACAATGCCACGGGCCGGGTGGTGGTGGCGGAGGTGGTGCGATAGCCTATACCTCCGCAACTATTCCTACGAATACCTTGAACGCGATAACAGGCGGTGAGTCCGGCCTTACGGTAAATCCACAATCAGCCTGTCAAGGCGATTCTTACGGAGCAGTTTCCGGTTTGGACGGCACTATCCTCACTTCCTTTTCATTAGTAGAAGGGACAGTTCCGGCTGAAACAAATATTGAAATAGAAGGAAACACCAATATTTGTGCGGGCAATTGCACCGTGCTATTGGTGACAGGTGCCTTTAGCGCTTTTTGGGAAGAAGCACCCGGGTTATCAGAAGACAATACGTTTAACCCTACGGTTTGTCCTGAGGAAACAACGACCTATTCTGTTTCAGGAGTGGGTTTTGGTGCATGCAACTATTTCGAATCTATAACTATCAATGTTTTCACACCTGTTGCTGCAGAGACTGATCTAATCATTTGTGACGGCGATAGTGCGTTTTTGGGTGGAAGCTTTCAAAATTCCCCGGGGCTGTACACTGATACGCTCACAGCTACATCAGGATGTGATAGCTTATTAACCACCAACCTCGTGCTAAGCCCGTTCGCTGATTTCTCCAGAGACCTTTCCATTTGTAATGGCGACAGCATATTCTTAGAAGGGAGCTTTCAAAGTTCTGCGGGTGTCTACACCGACACCTTGTTTTATGAAGCAGGTTGTGATAGTATCATATCTACTACCCTATCGGTAGTAGCAGCGATTGAAGAGAATCTAAGTGTTTCGATCTGCTCGGGTGATAGCATCTTCATCGGGGGTGCCTTCCGATCAGAATCAGGGCAATACACAGATACTCTGACCGGTATTGATGGGTGTGATAGTCTCGTTATCGCTAGTCTAATGGTAAATCCCATTCCGTTAATCACTGCTGAGGATGTGCAAATACTTCCTTGTCAATCCGCTCAACTATTTGCGAGTGGAGGGCTCACCTATAGCTGGTCACCGGATAGTACTTTAAGCTGTGCGAACTGTCCCGATCCGATCGCTACGCCGAGTGAAACTACTACCTATGTCGTAAACGGAACGATAGAGGAATGTACAGGGACAGCCACCGTTTTGGTGTCAGTAGAAGACATTGATTTCTCGGAATCCATTAAGGCTCCCAATATTTTCACTCCGAATGGCGACGGACTTAATGACTTTTTCCAAATCGAATTGGGAGAGTGCATCGAGTTAATCGAAGTTCAAATTTTCAATCGTTGGGGACAAGTGGTGTTCGAGTCTTCGGATTCGACTGAATTATGGGATGGCGAGTCATCTTCGGAGATGGATATCTCAGAAGGGTTGTACTTCTATCTGATCACATTTCGAATATTGGAGAATGCAGGTTTTTCGGATCAAGTAATCGAAGGATCCGTGACCATACTCAGGTAA
- a CDS encoding ABC transporter ATP-binding protein: MIKIKDLVKIYRTDELETIALNKINLEVKEGEFISIMGPSGCGKSTLLNIIGLLDSFSEGEYLFDGKEMSKERDRAAIRKANIGFIFQNFNLIEELSVFENVELPLVYLKEGKTERKEKVENILEKIGIAHRGKHYPTQLSGGQQQRVAVARAMVTAPKVILADEPTGNLDSANGNDVMELLSLLHDQGSTIIMVTHSSHDASYSQRTVQLLDGSVVSESQGERISIL, from the coding sequence ATGATCAAAATCAAAGACTTAGTCAAAATCTACCGCACGGATGAGCTCGAAACCATCGCGCTCAACAAGATCAACTTAGAGGTAAAAGAAGGTGAATTTATCTCCATCATGGGTCCGTCGGGATGCGGTAAATCCACTTTGCTGAATATCATCGGCCTGTTGGATTCTTTTTCGGAAGGGGAATACCTTTTTGACGGAAAGGAAATGTCAAAGGAGCGCGATCGAGCAGCCATTCGAAAGGCCAATATCGGTTTCATCTTTCAAAACTTCAATTTGATTGAAGAATTGAGTGTATTCGAAAACGTCGAGCTTCCTTTAGTTTACTTAAAGGAGGGAAAGACGGAGCGCAAGGAAAAAGTCGAGAACATATTGGAGAAGATCGGGATTGCACATCGCGGAAAGCACTACCCGACTCAACTTTCGGGAGGGCAGCAGCAGCGAGTGGCGGTTGCGCGAGCCATGGTAACTGCACCAAAGGTGATATTGGCCGATGAGCCCACGGGAAACCTCGATAGCGCAAACGGAAATGATGTGATGGAGTTACTCAGTTTATTGCACGATCAGGGGAGTACCATCATCATGGTTACGCACTCATCTCACGATGCATCTTATTCTCAGCGGACGGTTCAACTCTTAGATGGCTCAGTGGTTTCGGAGAGCCAAGGGGAGCGCATTTCCATACTTTAA